A stretch of the Duncaniella dubosii genome encodes the following:
- the porT gene encoding type IX secretion/gliding motility protein PorT/SprT yields MLPFDLKFSGLRYRNSRPYITAGVMPTFNVTKQNNDYLRTKTSDFFLTCGFGCDFYLPYFKFNPEIKFCFGLGDNLLHDRPDIAEEPEKLIITQSLKKAVSRMVVLTFYFE; encoded by the coding sequence GTGCTGCCCTTCGACCTCAAATTCTCGGGGCTGCGTTATCGCAACTCCCGGCCATATATAACCGCCGGCGTGATGCCTACATTCAATGTGACTAAGCAAAACAACGACTATCTTCGCACTAAAACATCTGATTTCTTCCTTACATGCGGATTCGGATGCGACTTTTATCTGCCTTATTTCAAATTCAATCCGGAGATAAAGTTCTGTTTCGGTCTTGGCGACAATCTCCTCCATGACCGTCCCGACATCGCTGAAGAACCCGAAAAACTCATCATAACACAGTCACTGAAAAAGGCCGTTTCACGAATGGTCGTATTAACTTTCTATTTCGAATGA